A region of Nostoc sp. 'Peltigera membranacea cyanobiont' N6 DNA encodes the following proteins:
- a CDS encoding tyrosine-type recombinase/integrase has protein sequence MKVDGNGQGKILTQEEMKRLFTEGFLTPRDRALFGICLFTGCRVSEALALQTTDIKSGAITFRKCTTKRKHKTRIVDIPPGLAAMLGEYQPQAGAMFPSMRGVTERLTSYLAPGNSNVNSMTKC, from the coding sequence ATGAAGGTAGACGGCAACGGGCAAGGCAAGATTTTAACTCAAGAAGAAATGAAGCGATTGTTCACCGAGGGATTTCTCACCCCACGCGATCGCGCTCTGTTTGGAATTTGCCTGTTCACTGGTTGTCGCGTATCAGAAGCACTAGCACTCCAGACGACTGATATCAAATCTGGCGCTATCACTTTTCGCAAGTGTACCACCAAAAGAAAACATAAAACCCGGATTGTGGACATCCCACCAGGGCTAGCCGCAATGCTGGGCGAATACCAACCCCAGGCGGGGGCAATGTTCCCCAGTATGCGCGGTGTAACTGAACGCCTAACCTCATATCTTGCACCTGGAAATAGTAATGTCAATTCCATGACTAAGTGCTAA
- a CDS encoding helix-turn-helix domain-containing protein, which translates to MSRLPEVSPRGLASWQKRRATELLLEHLDGNIHLARVAQECQMSVSHFARSFKVSFGVSAHRWLIERRIDRSKELLIQTRTPLIDVALQSGFSDQAAFTRTFHQVVGDSPGRWRREQVGR; encoded by the coding sequence TTGTCTCGTCTACCAGAAGTCTCCCCGCGAGGGCTTGCCTCATGGCAAAAGCGTCGGGCCACCGAACTTTTGCTGGAACACCTTGATGGGAATATCCATCTCGCCAGAGTTGCTCAGGAATGCCAAATGTCTGTGAGTCATTTCGCACGGTCGTTCAAAGTGAGCTTTGGTGTTTCGGCTCACCGTTGGCTCATCGAACGTCGCATTGATCGTTCCAAGGAACTTCTCATCCAGACTCGCACTCCTTTAATCGATGTCGCACTGCAATCGGGTTTCTCCGATCAAGCTGCATTCACCCGAACCTTCCATCAGGTTGTGGGCGACAGTCCTGGACGTTGGAGGCGAGAACAAGTCGGTCGCTGA
- a CDS encoding lipocalin-like domain-containing protein, producing the protein MKESEQAHTVAQSNSTLGPIASQLVGVWTLVNYADEQEGREDSHPFGPKPEGFLIYTPGGFVSAQLMKPGRSLFQSDDWHQGTPEEYQESGSGYIAYCGVYEVDEEKETVIHIPSVALLPNLIHGRQLRSVTLNGERLTLRAIGAPVENSVFITSRLEWQRAEPGSNLDGVRTYHVRQSTL; encoded by the coding sequence ATGAAGGAATCCGAGCAAGCGCACACAGTGGCACAGTCCAATTCAACACTAGGTCCTATTGCTTCTCAGCTCGTTGGAGTCTGGACGTTGGTGAATTATGCAGATGAACAGGAAGGACGCGAAGACAGCCATCCGTTCGGTCCTAAACCGGAGGGCTTTCTCATCTACACACCTGGAGGCTTTGTCTCGGCACAACTGATGAAGCCGGGACGTTCCTTGTTCCAATCAGACGATTGGCACCAAGGAACCCCGGAGGAGTATCAGGAATCCGGAAGCGGTTACATCGCGTATTGCGGAGTCTACGAAGTGGATGAGGAGAAAGAGACTGTTATCCATATCCCGTCCGTTGCGCTCTTGCCCAATCTGATCCACGGAAGGCAGCTTCGCTCGGTGACATTGAATGGCGAAAGACTTACACTTCGAGCTATCGGCGCACCCGTTGAGAACAGCGTCTTCATAACCAGTCGGCTGGAGTGGCAAAGAGCCGAACCAGGTTCTAATTTAGATGGAGTACGCACGTATCATGTCCGGCAAAGCACGCTTTGA
- a CDS encoding oxidoreductase — MNSPCPDKISERTVITDGVHARGGRIVMQIAHNGRNSHSSLIPDGVLPVAPSAIPPTIPALTKAFQQVPAETPRALETSEIPVIISTFRQAALNAMEAGFDGVELQGANSHLIEQFLENGTNQRTDVYGGSKENRTRFLLDIVDEITAAIGADRLGVRLSPFGQYGGIHDSNPLDLFTFVIKELSKRHIAYLHLIEARGSEMGLTDELHEDALNNAALFRPAFNGPLLSAAAYTPESAGEAIEKKHADAIAFGRLFIANPDLVERIKENQPLNPPDRSTFYGGGAHGYTDYKPFGAAP; from the coding sequence ATTAATTCCCCTTGCCCTGACAAAATAAGCGAACGTACAGTGATTACAGATGGTGTCCACGCCCGAGGCGGCAGGATCGTCATGCAAATTGCCCACAACGGCAGGAACTCCCATTCTTCGCTCATACCGGATGGAGTACTCCCCGTCGCGCCCTCGGCTATTCCTCCCACAATTCCTGCTCTGACGAAAGCCTTCCAACAAGTACCAGCTGAAACTCCACGCGCCTTGGAAACTTCTGAAATCCCGGTCATCATCAGCACATTCCGGCAGGCCGCACTGAACGCGATGGAGGCTGGATTCGATGGAGTGGAGTTGCAGGGCGCAAATAGCCACTTGATCGAGCAGTTCCTGGAGAACGGAACCAACCAGCGCACTGATGTCTACGGTGGGTCGAAAGAGAACCGAACTCGGTTCCTGCTCGACATCGTTGACGAGATTACAGCGGCTATTGGGGCGGATCGACTTGGCGTACGCCTCTCACCTTTTGGCCAATATGGTGGTATCCACGACAGCAATCCTCTCGATCTGTTCACCTTCGTCATCAAGGAGCTCAGTAAGCGGCATATTGCTTACTTGCACCTGATCGAGGCTAGAGGCTCCGAAATGGGTTTGACCGACGAACTCCATGAAGACGCGCTAAACAATGCTGCCCTGTTCCGTCCCGCTTTCAACGGACCGCTTCTCTCAGCCGCCGCTTACACGCCCGAAAGTGCGGGAGAAGCAATCGAGAAGAAGCACGCGGATGCAATCGCTTTTGGTCGCCTATTCATCGCCAATCCTGACCTGGTAGAGCGGATCAAAGAAAATCAGCCGCTCAATCCACCTGACCGTTCGACGTTCTATGGGGGCGGAGCTCATGGATATACCGACTATAAGCCCTTTGGAGCTGCGCCATGA